A window of Christiangramia forsetii KT0803 contains these coding sequences:
- a CDS encoding translocation/assembly module TamB domain-containing protein codes for MSTAKERLFKVLKITGKVFLGILILLLLILLFIRSPWGQNIIKDKFISSIEKKTGAKIDLDRIFIQFNGDIQVDDLYIEDPKGDTIIYSNRISANISVWPLIQGNGFSLNSLDANNVKANIIRKDSIKGFNYEFLMEAFASDTTQTQTTTPVDTSAAPMDISLGDFDLKDFDIKYIDQVSGIDTKAKFEELKLSFSKTDLQNMAFQVSEAILNNANISYDQTKPFPPSEEEEAPMPVFGIEELKFNNVSASYNSVPDSVSAQIGLNDFELAEANFNLKDSIISGSQIKLHDSRIALKMQQNTSTGNSAEAVAETTDGFEWPGWKIDIKSIDLQHNNLAYNVNDANVTEGVFDPNAILLDSLTLQASDIVYQNKEAKLNILELKFQEGSGFNIKQFNIEALVNNQRMEFTNLNLQANNNSLAGKVVLTYDDLNSFMNNPGDARLDTSLQDIYVNISDFYSFQPDLKNNEYIKALAGSPIRGNLNVNGKIDNLNLNSLNIRWRNTSINGNGSIVNAQDPEKLSFNLPNVRLNSTRADLTKFVSESDLGVKLPEKLSLQGSFSGNTSKIKTNANLKTTDGDLFVDGNFEMGDKMVFDAEVRGDSISLGSLLQNEALGDIQLDIDLSGSGSTVSDLNASLDTKISSFTYNGYEFRDVDITGELENGKGPVNLTYQDTNLDMEAQLMVALDSVSPRFDFNVYMDGADLEAIGLTRRSIKTGFELKGWFEGNSSAYELEAEIIDGVAVYNNKTYLLGNFEAAAFVGTDTTSVMVDNRMLDLNLQSNASPGAFSAAINRHFKRYITENYQEDSITNPVNLKLDAKISQAPILNEVFLVNLEELDTVDINVDFIESERKLDASVSLPFVNYYSSEIDSLKLELRSDPSDLNFEFAFNELNTGPLAIKKTIISGDVLNSKLNLDFSSFYEEKQIVHVKSELNFQGDTLKFHLEPQDLILNGNPWQIDNANQISFGTEYLDFQNFRLSRNDQEMKLGNDTPGIEKDHLSLDFKNFKLAALLNYLNPEEKLAQGQINGNLVYEEPFGESGILANMEINQLQMLGVDLNTLSLKGESAGFSQYDFEMALKGGEIDLDLTGSYVAAEPSATLDMQLDLNKFQMSALEGFSQGMIKNGDGSFSGNISLNGTVLEPIYEGSLEFSSAKFNVAMLNENFEFPNETLTLDNQGVYFDNFNIEDANDNSIVVNGKIITENLLNPGFDLDVQADGFRLLNSTEEDNDLFYGTAVVDVDGTVTGDLTLPVVNMDIDIKESTDFTYVVPETELQMQERDGIVIFVNKENPEDILSQTEEESYVISGYDIFMKIGVDEGATFSIIINEETGDKFQVQGEGDLIFNMYPNGRMALTGIYNVNDGFYEMSLYNLVKRRFELADGSRVSWAGDPFDAQLDVSAIYRVETSASSLMAAQTTALDNGSDKFRQEIPFLVYLNVDGELMQPTISFGLDMPESERGVAGGEVYGRVQTLNSQEQELNKQVFSLLVLNRFFPEGNSTGAGGGTMAVARDNLNSALSDQLNMLSSRLVGESGVQLNFNVDSFTDYQGDGGPQDRTQLDISAQKAFLDDRLVVEVGSAVDIQGGNQAGQEATPVIGNVGISYLLDEDGVWRIKGFSRSQYENVIDGQLVVSGIALIFTKEFNKFKNMFEKAVMEKVQKKEEDKDSTDKDKETTKSENKADEN; via the coding sequence TTGAGCACCGCTAAAGAGAGACTTTTTAAAGTACTGAAGATCACCGGAAAAGTGTTTCTCGGGATACTTATACTTTTATTGCTAATTCTTTTATTTATTAGAAGTCCCTGGGGACAGAATATTATTAAAGATAAATTCATCTCTTCTATTGAGAAAAAAACGGGTGCTAAAATCGATCTGGATAGAATTTTTATTCAATTTAATGGGGATATCCAGGTAGATGATTTATACATCGAAGATCCAAAAGGGGATACTATTATTTATTCCAACCGTATTTCTGCAAATATTTCTGTTTGGCCTTTAATTCAAGGCAATGGTTTTAGTTTGAATTCTCTCGACGCGAATAATGTAAAGGCCAATATCATCAGGAAAGACTCTATTAAGGGGTTTAATTACGAGTTTTTGATGGAAGCCTTTGCATCTGATACTACTCAGACACAAACTACAACACCGGTTGATACTTCTGCTGCTCCTATGGATATTTCCCTGGGTGATTTTGACCTAAAAGATTTCGACATAAAATATATAGACCAGGTTTCAGGAATAGATACCAAGGCGAAATTTGAAGAATTAAAGCTTTCTTTTTCTAAAACTGATTTGCAGAATATGGCATTTCAGGTATCGGAAGCTATTCTGAATAATGCTAATATCAGCTACGATCAAACCAAACCTTTTCCTCCTTCGGAAGAAGAGGAGGCTCCAATGCCTGTTTTCGGGATCGAAGAACTTAAGTTTAACAATGTTAGTGCCTCTTATAACTCAGTTCCAGATTCTGTTTCAGCACAGATTGGATTAAATGACTTTGAACTGGCCGAAGCCAATTTCAACCTTAAGGATAGCATCATTTCCGGATCTCAGATAAAACTGCATGATTCCAGGATAGCCTTAAAAATGCAGCAAAATACTTCTACAGGTAATTCCGCTGAAGCTGTGGCTGAAACTACTGACGGATTTGAATGGCCGGGCTGGAAGATTGATATTAAAAGTATCGATCTACAGCATAATAATTTGGCGTATAATGTAAATGATGCAAATGTAACCGAAGGAGTTTTTGATCCCAATGCGATTTTATTAGACAGCTTAACGCTTCAGGCATCTGATATTGTTTATCAAAATAAAGAGGCAAAACTGAATATTTTAGAATTAAAATTCCAGGAAGGCTCCGGCTTCAATATCAAACAGTTTAATATTGAAGCATTAGTGAACAACCAGCGTATGGAATTCACCAATTTAAATCTACAGGCAAATAATAATTCACTGGCAGGAAAAGTTGTTCTTACCTATGATGATTTAAATAGTTTTATGAATAATCCGGGTGACGCAAGACTGGATACAAGTCTTCAGGATATTTATGTAAACATTAGTGATTTTTACAGCTTTCAGCCTGATCTGAAAAATAATGAATATATAAAAGCTCTTGCCGGTTCTCCAATTCGGGGTAATCTTAATGTGAATGGTAAGATTGATAATTTAAACCTGAATTCGCTAAATATTAGATGGAGAAATACCAGTATTAACGGTAATGGAAGTATCGTAAATGCTCAGGATCCTGAAAAACTAAGTTTTAATTTGCCCAATGTTCGGCTAAATTCTACCAGAGCTGACCTGACTAAATTCGTTAGTGAATCTGATCTTGGAGTTAAATTACCAGAAAAGTTGAGTCTTCAGGGAAGTTTTTCCGGAAATACCAGCAAAATTAAAACCAATGCAAATCTTAAAACTACCGATGGTGATCTTTTTGTAGATGGTAATTTTGAAATGGGGGATAAGATGGTTTTTGATGCTGAAGTCCGCGGGGATAGTATTTCATTAGGAAGTTTGTTGCAGAATGAGGCTTTAGGGGATATTCAACTGGATATTGACTTATCGGGAAGTGGGAGCACGGTTTCCGATCTTAATGCCAGCCTGGACACCAAAATTTCATCTTTCACATATAATGGATATGAGTTCAGGGATGTAGATATAACGGGAGAACTGGAAAACGGTAAAGGCCCGGTTAATCTTACGTATCAGGATACAAATCTGGATATGGAAGCTCAGTTAATGGTAGCGCTGGATTCAGTTTCTCCAAGGTTCGATTTTAATGTTTATATGGATGGTGCAGACCTTGAAGCAATTGGTCTCACACGAAGAAGTATAAAAACTGGTTTTGAGCTGAAAGGTTGGTTTGAAGGTAATTCCAGCGCCTATGAACTAGAAGCCGAAATTATAGATGGGGTTGCGGTATACAATAATAAAACCTATTTACTGGGTAATTTTGAGGCTGCTGCTTTTGTAGGAACAGATACAACCTCGGTAATGGTTGATAATCGTATGCTGGATCTTAATCTTCAGTCAAATGCCAGCCCGGGAGCTTTTAGTGCTGCCATAAACCGACACTTTAAAAGGTATATTACTGAAAATTATCAGGAAGATAGCATAACCAACCCGGTAAATTTAAAACTGGATGCAAAGATTAGTCAGGCGCCAATTCTCAACGAAGTATTCCTGGTAAATCTGGAAGAACTGGATACAGTAGATATAAACGTAGACTTCATAGAATCTGAACGAAAATTAGATGCCTCAGTCTCTTTACCTTTTGTTAATTACTACAGCAGTGAGATCGATAGTCTAAAACTGGAACTGCGATCGGACCCATCAGATCTTAATTTTGAATTCGCCTTCAATGAATTGAATACCGGCCCACTGGCAATTAAGAAAACAATAATTTCCGGGGATGTTTTAAATAGTAAACTAAACCTTGATTTTTCTTCTTTCTATGAGGAAAAGCAAATCGTACATGTAAAATCTGAACTTAATTTTCAGGGAGATACCTTAAAATTTCATTTAGAGCCACAAGATCTTATTCTTAACGGAAATCCATGGCAAATTGATAATGCCAATCAAATAAGTTTCGGTACCGAATATTTAGATTTTCAGAATTTTCGATTATCGAGGAATGATCAGGAAATGAAACTTGGCAATGATACACCGGGAATTGAAAAGGATCATCTAAGTCTTGACTTTAAGAATTTCAAATTAGCCGCTTTATTAAATTACCTGAATCCTGAAGAAAAATTAGCCCAGGGCCAGATCAATGGGAACCTGGTTTATGAAGAACCATTTGGTGAAAGTGGTATTCTTGCCAATATGGAGATCAACCAATTACAAATGCTGGGCGTAGATCTAAATACATTAAGTCTTAAAGGTGAATCTGCTGGATTTAGTCAATACGATTTCGAGATGGCTTTAAAAGGTGGGGAAATAGATCTTGATCTCACGGGTTCTTATGTAGCAGCAGAACCATCAGCCACACTTGACATGCAACTTGATTTGAATAAATTTCAGATGAGTGCTTTAGAAGGTTTTTCACAGGGGATGATCAAGAATGGGGATGGAAGTTTTTCAGGAAACATCAGCCTAAACGGTACAGTGTTAGAACCAATATATGAAGGGAGTCTTGAGTTTTCCAGCGCAAAATTCAATGTTGCGATGTTAAATGAAAATTTCGAATTTCCTAACGAAACGCTTACGCTGGATAACCAGGGAGTTTATTTCGATAATTTTAATATCGAAGATGCAAATGATAATTCAATAGTGGTTAATGGTAAAATTATTACTGAAAATCTTCTGAATCCAGGATTCGATTTAGATGTTCAGGCAGATGGATTTAGATTACTTAATTCTACCGAAGAAGATAATGATCTATTTTATGGTACTGCCGTAGTAGATGTAGATGGTACCGTTACGGGAGATCTTACGCTACCGGTTGTAAATATGGATATAGATATCAAAGAAAGTACAGATTTCACGTATGTGGTTCCTGAAACCGAATTACAGATGCAGGAGAGAGATGGTATCGTAATTTTTGTTAATAAAGAAAACCCGGAGGATATTCTTTCCCAAACCGAAGAAGAATCTTATGTGATATCGGGTTACGATATTTTTATGAAAATTGGTGTTGATGAGGGAGCAACTTTCAGCATTATTATCAATGAAGAAACCGGGGATAAATTCCAGGTACAGGGCGAAGGGGATTTAATTTTTAATATGTATCCTAATGGACGTATGGCGCTTACCGGGATTTATAATGTAAATGACGGTTTTTATGAAATGAGTCTCTATAACCTGGTTAAAAGACGTTTTGAACTTGCCGATGGGAGCCGTGTTTCCTGGGCTGGAGACCCTTTTGATGCACAATTAGATGTTAGTGCAATCTATCGTGTAGAAACTTCTGCTTCTTCGCTTATGGCTGCACAAACTACTGCCCTCGATAATGGATCTGATAAATTTCGTCAGGAAATACCTTTTCTGGTCTACTTAAATGTTGATGGGGAATTAATGCAACCAACAATTTCTTTCGGTTTAGATATGCCTGAAAGTGAAAGAGGTGTTGCAGGAGGTGAAGTATATGGCAGGGTGCAAACATTAAACAGCCAGGAACAGGAACTCAACAAACAGGTATTTTCATTATTGGTGCTTAATCGTTTCTTTCCTGAAGGCAATAGTACAGGTGCCGGGGGAGGAACTATGGCCGTTGCCAGGGATAATTTAAACAGTGCTCTTTCAGATCAATTAAATATGCTTTCCAGTCGTCTTGTTGGTGAAAGCGGGGTTCAGCTTAATTTTAACGTAGACAGTTTTACAGATTATCAGGGAGATGGTGGCCCCCAGGATAGGACTCAGTTAGATATAAGCGCACAAAAAGCATTTTTAGATGATAGGCTGGTAGTAGAGGTTGGAAGTGCCGTAGATATCCAGGGAGGAAATCAGGCAGGGCAGGAGGCAACTCCGGTAATTGGAAATGTTGGTATTTCTTATCTGCTTGACGAGGATGGGGTATGGAGAATTAAAGGCTTCAGTAGAAGTCAATACGAAAATGTGATAGATGGACAATTAGTAGTTAGTGGTATTGCCCTAATTTTCACTAAGGAATTTAATAAATTCAAGAATATGTTTGAAAAGGCGGTGATGGAAAAGGTTCAGAAGAAAGAGGAGGATAAGGATTCAACGGATAAAGATAAAGAAACTACAAAATCAGAAAACAAAGCCGATGAGAATTAG
- a CDS encoding BamA/TamA family outer membrane protein has product MRIRVSVLVILTIILVQACSVEKFIPEDEQLYTGASIEIESDTTIKNEPQLKNELISVLRPKPNSQILGMRPGLYYHYKSQREKPGFINKFLNKKLGEEPVYVSDVDLINTEDLLLNRLENRGFFYSRVSSDTEINEDSKTASVSYDLTVPEPYTMATYQMDTDSLLVYREIKKNLGETLLEESMRFDLPELKLERERIDLHLKSIGYYNFNPGFLIFEADTNQYDQKKFDLFLRLKKDVPSKSVIPYRVSNVNVYANYNVDEDSVSNNYKRFNDKNYLQDELFFKPKYLDPYILIESGENYSPKDSRATSRRLGTIGAYKFVNIRYDEVDTLAVDSLGLLEANIFLSPLKKRAIKAEIQGVTKSNSFAGPHLGLTFSNRNLFKGGERLDISLNLGYEVQLGSGGLPGRNSLNLGISNDLIIPRLLFPIKFNNNFFEYDIPKTKISLGGDYLRRAQLFTLASLNASFGYFWNANKYVTHEFDPISLNFVQLSNTSKEFNDILDENSFLQRSFDQEFIAGLRYSFIYNGMIDATKKHVFFVNTNFDIAGNTMSLIGTENEEGEDEVFGLNYAQYAKLDLDLRYHFRLGKQNTIATRLFGGYGIPYGNSEVLPFSKQYFSGGPYSVRAFSTRSLGPGTYIQEEEDSGYRDQSGNIRFEANAEYRFPIVTYLNGAFFIDAGNVWNSDSETDTGGEAGQFQSDFLTELGIGAGAGLRIDIQSFVIRFDLAFPMHDPQKPVGDRWVNDFGSPVFNFAIGYPF; this is encoded by the coding sequence ATGAGAATTAGAGTTTCCGTTTTAGTGATTTTAACCATCATACTTGTTCAGGCTTGTAGTGTAGAGAAATTTATACCTGAAGATGAACAGTTATATACGGGCGCAAGTATTGAAATAGAATCTGATACCACCATTAAGAATGAACCACAACTAAAAAATGAACTTATAAGTGTTTTAAGGCCAAAACCTAATAGTCAGATCCTGGGAATGAGACCGGGACTTTATTATCATTATAAATCTCAACGAGAGAAACCGGGCTTTATTAATAAATTTCTAAACAAGAAGTTAGGAGAAGAACCGGTTTATGTATCAGATGTAGATCTTATCAATACAGAAGATCTACTCTTAAATCGTTTAGAGAACAGGGGCTTTTTCTATTCCAGGGTAAGTTCAGATACCGAGATCAATGAAGATTCAAAAACTGCATCAGTCTCTTATGATCTTACGGTTCCAGAACCATATACTATGGCAACGTATCAGATGGATACAGATTCGCTACTGGTTTACCGGGAGATCAAAAAGAATCTTGGGGAGACACTACTTGAAGAAAGTATGCGGTTTGATCTCCCAGAATTGAAGCTGGAAAGAGAACGTATCGACCTACATTTAAAAAGTATTGGTTACTATAACTTTAACCCCGGTTTTTTGATCTTCGAAGCAGATACCAATCAATATGACCAAAAGAAATTTGATTTGTTTCTTAGATTGAAAAAAGATGTTCCTTCAAAATCTGTTATTCCTTATCGAGTTTCAAATGTGAATGTCTATGCGAATTATAATGTTGATGAAGATAGCGTCTCCAATAATTATAAACGCTTTAATGATAAAAACTACCTGCAGGATGAATTGTTCTTTAAACCAAAATATCTTGACCCATACATCCTTATAGAATCTGGTGAAAATTATAGCCCTAAAGATTCCAGAGCAACCAGCCGAAGACTGGGAACCATTGGAGCTTATAAATTTGTAAACATTAGGTATGATGAAGTAGATACACTTGCAGTGGATAGTTTAGGATTGCTTGAAGCGAATATTTTCTTATCACCCCTGAAAAAGAGAGCAATTAAAGCCGAAATACAGGGTGTTACTAAATCGAATAGTTTTGCCGGGCCTCATTTAGGACTTACATTTTCTAACCGGAATTTGTTCAAAGGAGGAGAAAGACTGGATATTTCTTTAAATCTGGGTTACGAAGTACAATTAGGGTCTGGAGGGCTTCCGGGAAGAAATTCACTTAATTTGGGAATAAGTAACGATCTTATTATTCCCAGGCTATTATTTCCTATAAAGTTTAATAATAATTTTTTTGAATATGACATCCCAAAAACAAAAATAAGCCTTGGAGGAGACTATTTAAGAAGAGCGCAGCTTTTTACGCTAGCTTCCTTAAATGCATCCTTCGGATATTTTTGGAATGCCAATAAATATGTTACCCATGAGTTTGATCCTATCAGCTTAAATTTTGTCCAGCTAAGTAATACAAGTAAAGAATTTAACGATATTCTTGATGAAAATTCATTTTTACAAAGAAGTTTTGATCAGGAATTTATTGCGGGTCTAAGATATTCTTTCATTTATAACGGGATGATAGATGCCACAAAAAAGCATGTGTTCTTTGTGAATACAAATTTCGATATTGCCGGAAATACCATGAGTCTCATAGGAACGGAGAATGAGGAAGGTGAAGATGAAGTTTTTGGATTAAACTATGCACAATATGCAAAACTCGATCTGGATCTTAGATATCATTTTAGATTGGGAAAACAAAATACCATTGCCACAAGACTTTTTGGAGGCTATGGAATTCCATATGGTAATTCTGAAGTTTTACCTTTTAGCAAACAATATTTTTCTGGAGGACCTTATAGTGTAAGAGCATTTAGTACACGTTCTTTAGGCCCTGGAACTTATATTCAGGAAGAAGAGGATTCTGGATATAGAGACCAGTCGGGAAATATACGATTCGAAGCCAATGCTGAATATAGATTCCCAATTGTAACTTATTTAAACGGAGCATTTTTTATAGATGCAGGGAATGTATGGAATTCTGATTCTGAAACTGATACCGGAGGAGAAGCGGGTCAATTTCAGTCTGATTTCCTTACGGAATTGGGAATTGGTGCCGGAGCAGGATTACGTATCGATATTCAAAGTTTTGTAATAAGATTCGATCTTGCATTTCCAATGCACGATCCTCAGAAACCTGTCGGGGATCGATGGGTGAACGATTTTGGAAGCCCGGTATTTAACTTTGCGATAGGTTACCCTTTCTAA
- the upp gene encoding uracil phosphoribosyltransferase: MEVQEILKNNSIANKFISQLRDTGIQTDRMRFRRNIERLGEIMAYELSKELEYQTSEVNTPLGKSNVPMPKNELVICSILRAGLPLHQGILNYFDDAENSFISAYRHHPDNDEKFEILVEYLASPSLEGKTLVLADPMLATGRSFVNVLKALESMGKPEKIHLVSVIGSDEGVEYLKSEFPENSKLWITTIDHELDKNGYIVPGLGDAGDLCYGNKLQH, encoded by the coding sequence ATGGAGGTTCAGGAAATACTGAAGAATAATTCAATAGCTAATAAATTCATATCTCAATTAAGGGATACCGGTATTCAAACAGATAGAATGCGATTTCGAAGAAACATCGAAAGACTTGGGGAGATCATGGCTTACGAACTCAGTAAAGAGTTGGAATATCAAACTTCTGAAGTAAATACTCCTCTTGGAAAATCGAATGTTCCAATGCCTAAGAACGAATTGGTGATTTGTTCTATACTTCGTGCCGGATTGCCGCTACATCAGGGAATACTAAATTATTTTGACGATGCTGAAAATTCCTTTATTTCCGCCTATAGACATCATCCTGATAATGATGAGAAATTTGAAATTCTTGTAGAATACCTGGCTTCCCCTTCTTTAGAGGGAAAAACGCTTGTACTGGCCGATCCTATGTTAGCTACCGGAAGATCGTTTGTGAATGTTTTAAAAGCTTTAGAATCTATGGGAAAACCGGAAAAAATCCATTTAGTTTCTGTGATTGGATCTGATGAGGGTGTAGAGTATTTAAAATCTGAATTTCCTGAAAATTCCAAATTATGGATCACCACTATAGATCATGAGCTCGATAAAAACGGGTATATCGTTCCGGGATTAGGTGATGCCGGCGATCTTTGTTATGGTAACAAATTACAACATTAG
- a CDS encoding VOC family protein has product MLTNSKAFTTYSTNNIDRSKEFYNNILGIKAKKNKMGLLELELKNCQVLIYLKEDHKPADFTVLNFIVHNIEEEVSLLTKKGIQFETYENELKTDSRGIHKGDVGPVIAWFKDPAGNILSLIEEI; this is encoded by the coding sequence ATGCTGACTAATTCAAAGGCATTTACTACATATTCAACAAATAATATAGATCGTTCCAAAGAATTCTATAATAACATTCTTGGCATAAAAGCTAAGAAAAATAAGATGGGACTACTAGAGTTAGAATTGAAAAATTGCCAGGTATTAATCTATCTTAAAGAAGATCATAAACCAGCAGATTTTACAGTTCTTAATTTTATTGTCCATAATATTGAAGAGGAAGTAAGTCTGCTTACTAAAAAAGGTATTCAGTTTGAAACCTATGAAAATGAGCTTAAAACTGATTCCAGAGGAATACATAAAGGAGATGTAGGGCCTGTTATTGCCTGGTTTAAGGATCCCGCAGGTAATATTTTATCTCTTATCGAAGAAATCTAA
- a CDS encoding nuclear transport factor 2 family protein gives MDGREELIRKLNNAFADCDTKFLSDNVTDDIQWKIIGEKTISGRKEFEKSLNRMKTGGPMDITVQDIISFKEKSVVEGIVEFMVEPGKKRKYAFCDIYTFSTTNENKIVELRTYIKQIKKYK, from the coding sequence ATGGATGGCAGAGAAGAATTAATAAGAAAATTAAACAATGCTTTTGCAGATTGTGACACAAAATTCCTTTCAGATAATGTTACGGATGATATCCAATGGAAAATAATTGGAGAAAAAACAATTTCAGGAAGAAAAGAATTTGAAAAGTCGCTTAATAGGATGAAGACTGGAGGTCCAATGGATATAACCGTTCAGGATATAATCTCTTTTAAAGAAAAATCTGTTGTTGAAGGGATTGTTGAGTTTATGGTTGAACCTGGCAAGAAAAGAAAATACGCGTTTTGTGATATTTATACATTTTCTACTACTAATGAAAATAAAATCGTGGAGCTCAGAACGTACATTAAACAAATAAAGAAGTATAAATAA
- a CDS encoding DinB family protein, whose product MKTLAALISFSILGVLYIGSTFCQNHKSSCEERVIIENKIDVFEYLDETQEALEESLQGLSGEQMQFIIDENSWSAAQIIEHINIVEFSLKSLLESRVSENTSTMNEEVEMTDEEVVQFITDRSKKIPTQDQFKPSNKFKNADEAIEAFKDQREELVDWLKDSEVDMRSFVNEFPFGKIDGYQTLLFMAGHTARHTAQIEELKKDPNFPED is encoded by the coding sequence ATGAAAACTTTAGCAGCATTAATAAGCTTTTCGATTTTAGGTGTACTCTATATTGGAAGTACTTTCTGTCAAAATCATAAAAGTTCCTGTGAAGAGCGGGTAATTATTGAAAACAAAATTGATGTTTTTGAGTATTTAGATGAAACCCAGGAAGCTTTGGAAGAAAGTTTACAGGGATTGTCTGGCGAGCAAATGCAATTTATAATAGATGAAAATAGTTGGTCTGCAGCACAGATTATTGAACATATTAATATAGTGGAGTTTTCTTTAAAATCTCTGCTTGAATCCAGAGTAAGCGAAAATACTTCTACCATGAATGAAGAAGTAGAAATGACTGATGAAGAAGTGGTTCAATTTATTACCGATAGATCTAAAAAAATTCCAACTCAGGATCAGTTTAAACCTTCAAATAAATTTAAAAACGCTGATGAAGCCATTGAGGCTTTTAAGGATCAACGGGAAGAACTTGTAGATTGGTTAAAAGATTCAGAGGTGGATATGCGAAGTTTTGTAAATGAATTTCCTTTTGGAAAGATTGACGGATATCAAACGCTCTTATTTATGGCTGGTCATACAGCACGCCATACCGCACAGATAGAAGAATTAAAGAAAGACCCAAATTTTCCGGAGGATTAA
- a CDS encoding universal stress protein: MKKVLIGVDYNPNSEKVIHKGYDLAKKLGAEVCLIHVLADVGYYGMNYPSFMGYEGYNEMSVDLNVISELKEVARNFIETAANHLNDPSVSTHMADGPTASAILQYAKEWDADMIVLGTHSHSVLEKILMGTTASHILEKTKIPVYLIPIKEKDS, from the coding sequence ATGAAAAAGGTTCTTATAGGAGTGGATTATAATCCAAATTCAGAAAAAGTTATTCATAAGGGATATGACCTCGCTAAAAAGCTTGGAGCTGAAGTTTGTTTAATTCATGTTCTGGCAGATGTTGGTTATTATGGAATGAATTATCCGAGTTTTATGGGTTATGAAGGATATAATGAAATGTCGGTAGATCTAAATGTTATTTCAGAACTAAAAGAGGTAGCCAGAAATTTTATAGAAACCGCCGCTAACCATTTGAATGATCCATCTGTATCCACTCATATGGCTGATGGACCTACCGCCTCTGCGATTCTGCAATATGCTAAAGAATGGGATGCGGACATGATTGTTTTGGGTACCCATAGCCATTCGGTTCTTGAAAAAATTTTGATGGGAACAACTGCAAGTCATATTCTCGAAAAGACAAAAATTCCGGTTTATTTAATTCCTATAAAAGAGAAGGATAGCTAA
- a CDS encoding dodecin family protein, with amino-acid sequence MGIVKVIEVIATSEKSFDEATRNAVKEASKSIKNIKSVYVKEMKAHVSGDAITSYAVITKISFEKNA; translated from the coding sequence ATGGGAATAGTGAAAGTTATTGAAGTTATAGCAACCTCTGAAAAAAGTTTTGATGAAGCGACAAGAAATGCAGTGAAAGAAGCTTCTAAATCAATAAAAAATATAAAATCTGTTTATGTAAAAGAAATGAAGGCGCATGTAAGCGGTGATGCAATTACATCCTACGCAGTAATTACCAAAATTTCTTTTGAAAAAAATGCATAA
- a CDS encoding putative quinol monooxygenase: MNVKIEIMKKYGLLATVKAKPGKESDVASFLKDAVELAKKEEKTITWYSFQIDENSFGIFDTFENEDGREAHLNGAIAEKLMANADTLLVEKPEIKKIDILASKE, from the coding sequence ATGAATGTAAAGATTGAAATTATGAAGAAATATGGATTATTAGCAACAGTTAAAGCGAAACCCGGAAAAGAATCTGATGTGGCTTCCTTTTTAAAAGATGCTGTTGAGTTAGCAAAGAAAGAAGAAAAAACAATTACCTGGTATAGTTTTCAGATCGATGAAAATAGCTTCGGTATATTCGACACATTTGAAAATGAAGATGGGAGGGAAGCTCATTTAAATGGAGCAATTGCTGAAAAATTAATGGCAAATGCTGATACACTGTTAGTCGAAAAACCAGAAATTAAAAAAATTGATATTCTGGCATCAAAGGAGTAA
- a CDS encoding GlcG/HbpS family heme-binding protein, whose protein sequence is MKVTLDKAEKIIAAAKKKAAEIDTKMNIAVVDEGANLVAFVRMDGAWLGSKDIAIKKAKTARYFDMDSGEIGKLSQPGGALFNIEHSNNGLITFPGGVIIKNSDGEVLGAVGVSGSTVENDHEVANAGAKAFS, encoded by the coding sequence ATGAAAGTTACTTTAGATAAAGCAGAGAAGATCATAGCAGCCGCGAAAAAGAAGGCTGCTGAAATAGATACAAAAATGAATATTGCAGTGGTAGACGAAGGCGCAAACCTTGTGGCCTTCGTAAGAATGGATGGAGCCTGGTTAGGATCTAAAGACATTGCTATTAAAAAAGCTAAAACTGCGAGGTATTTTGATATGGATTCAGGAGAGATCGGAAAGTTGTCTCAACCTGGAGGCGCATTGTTTAATATAGAACATTCTAACAATGGTTTGATCACATTTCCCGGAGGCGTGATCATTAAAAATAGTGATGGTGAAGTTTTGGGAGCTGTGGGTGTTAGCGGAAGTACCGTTGAGAATGATCATGAAGTAGCAAATGCCGGAGCAAAAGCTTTCAGTTAA